GTATCGGGATCAGGAAAATCTTCCCTTGTTTTTGAAACAATCGGGGCTGAAGCTCAGAGGCAGATCAATGAAACCCAAAATAGCTTCATCAGAAACCGCCTGCAACATTTTGGTGTTCCGAATGTAGATAAAATTGAAAATCTGAATGTTCCATTTATCATCAATCAAAAGAGACTAGGTGGTAACGCCCGTTCTACAGTGGGAACCGCAACCGATATTTATGCTTCTTTACGATTACTTTTTTCAAGAGTCGGTGAGCCTTTTGTGGGATATTCCAATGTATTTTCATTTAATAATCCCCAGGGAATGTGTCCTGAATGCGAAGGTCTTGGATTTGTGCAGACGGTAAATACTGAAACTCTCTTTGATAAAAATAAATCCCTAAACGAAGGTGCTATACGGTTTCCTACCTTTCAACCCGGTGGCTGGCGGCTGACCCGATATATTCATTCCGGATATTTTGACAATGATAAGAAATTAAAGGACTATACAAAAAATGAATGGGAATTATTACTGAATGCTGAAGAGCACACTCCTAAACATCCTTCAAAAGAATGGGGAAAAACGGTGAAGTATAAAGGAGTAATTCCAAGGATTGAAAACTCATTTTTAAAAAAGGACTCAAAAGAGAATATCACCAGAAAAGAAACTCTGAAAAAAGTAATCATTACTAAAGATTGCCCGGTCTGCAAAGGAAAAAGATTGAATCCAAAAGTTTTGTCCTGTAAAATTGCTGATAAAAACATTGCCGATTGTACAGCATTATCAGTGGATGAACTTCTGGTATTCATCCAGTCCATCCCCTCCAAAACCTACTCTTCCATCCTATCGGAGCTGGAAAAAAAACTTCAGAATCTCATCGATATAGGATTGCAGTATCTCACGCTGGACCGGCAGACAGATACTCTGTCCGGAGGTGAATCTCAACGGGTAAAAATGGTAAAACAGTTAGGAAACAGTCTTGTCGATCTGTTGTATATTTTTGATGAACCCAGTATTGGTCTTCATCCCAAAGATATTGACCATATTGTAGACATTATAAAGAAAATCAGAGATAAAGGAAATACAGTATTGATCGTAGAACATGATCCTGATCTTATTAAAATAGCAGACCTTGTCGTAGATATGGGACCTGCATCCGGAAAAAATGGAGGCGAGATTATGTACCAGGGAACTTTTAAGAATCTAAAAACGGCTAAAAGCAAAACCGGAATCTATTTCAGCAAAATTCCAGATTATAATAAAAATCCCCAATCAGCAAAAGGATTTATTGAAATAAAAAACGGAAGTATGTTTAATGTTCAAAATATTGACATAAAAATTCCGAAAGGAGTTATGACGGTTGTAACGGGAGTTGCAGGTTCCGGTAAAAGCACGCTGATCAATAAAATACTCCCTCTTTTTTATCCGGAATTAACCGTCATTGATCAATCTGTTTTTACGGCCAGCAGCCGTTCTAACCTACTTACTTATCTCAATCTTTCCAATACGGTCCGAAAGCTCTTTGCAGAATCAAACAATGTTTCGGATAAACTTTTCAGCCGGAACGGAGAGGGCGCCTGTCCCAATTGTAAAGGTCTGGGAATAGAAAAAGTGGACCTCGCATTTATGGATGATATTGAGCAACCTTGCGAAGTTTGTCAGGGATCAGGATACAAGCCCGAAGTTCTTCAATATCATTATCACAAAAAAAATATTGCTGAAGTGATGGATATGACCGTTTTAGAAGCGCTAAGTTTTTTTCCCAAACAAGGATTCGGACATGAGCTTACCCTGCTGATCAAACTTGGTTTAGATTACCTTACCTTAGGCCAACGGCTCGACAGTTTTTCCGGCGGTGAAAGGCAGCGTCTAAAATTAACCAAAGAATTAAACCATACTGCCAGGGTTATAGTTCTGGATGAACCCAGCACCGGACTTCATCCTATCGACAATGAAAAGTTGCTTTTATTTTTTGAGGAGCTTGTGAATAAAGATAACACCCTTATCGTCATTGAACATAATCTGGATATTATTGCTCAGGCAGACTGGATTATTGACATTGGTCCCGGAGCCGGAAAGTTGGGTGGTAAAATTATGTTCGAAGGGACTGTAGAACATCTTTTATCTGCTTCCCAGTCCCAAACGTCTAAATATCTGAAAAAACATCTCCATGGAAAATAGTAAGATATGATCTATATCGATCAAAATCTCTCAATTTAAAGGCATTTTACAGGATTTGTTGGAAAATAAATATTAATTTAGCCCGTACATTACAGAGAAATTAAAGGTCATCTGATAACCATGAATAACAGCTTAATCTTAAGGAATATATCCCGACATATATCGCTCAGCGATGATGAAGCCAATTACTTCAATTCTTTGTTACGCGAAAGGAAAGTCAGAAAAAAAGAAAGTATCCTGAAACAGCAGGAACCCTGTAAAGAAATCAGCTTTGTTCATTCGGGCCTACTGCGTGCTTTTTATCTGGATGCGACAGGTAAAGAATCCACAATTATGTTTGCCCTTCCTGATTGGTGGATCACTGATATGTATTGTTTCGTTAATGAAAAACCCGCTATGCTGAATATTGAAGCACTTGAGGATAGTATTATTTTTCAATTGAAAAAAGGAGACCTGGACAAATTGTATTCCACGGTTCCGAAATTTGAAAGATTCTTTAGAATCATGATGCAGAATGCTTATACCAGGGAACAGCTCAGGATTATTGAGAATCTCTCCCTGTCTTCAGAAGAACGTTATAATGCCTTTATCCGGAAATATCCTGTGGCGGCAGAACGTATTACCCAAAAGCAAATCGCTTCTTATCTTGGGATCACACCCGAATTTCTAAGTACCATAAAAACCAATAAAAATAAAAAATGAATACTCTTAAACTATCTTATTTTTTTTACATGGTTTCTTTCTTTATTTTACTTAAAAATAAAAAATAATGCTAATATTAATTGCCGGACCTTACCGAAGTGGTACCCACGATGATCCAAAACTCATCAAACAAAATCTGAATAAACTAGAATCAGCAGCATTGCCCATTTTCAGGAAAGGTCATATCCCGATAATCGGTGAATGGGTGGCATTACCACTGATACACCTTGCCGGTTCAACAAAGATGGGTGATGAAGCCTGGCAGGAAATACAATATCCGATTGCCCACAGAATTCTGGAAAAATGTGATGCTATATTACGGATAGAAGGAGCATCCAAAGGAGCTGATGAGGATGTAAGAATTGCTCAAGAAAGAGGACTGAAAATTTATTATCATATAGAAGATATTCCCTATGCAGAACAATAAAGTGAAGATCATAAAGACTGAAATCTTATCAGATAACTGGTACACCCTGAAAAAGGTTACCTATGAAAAGATAAAAAACGACGGATCAGTAGAAATCCAAAGCAGAGAAGCTTACGACAGAGGAAACGGTGCCACAATCCTGCTTTACAATAAAAATACAAATACGGTTATTCTGACAAAGCAATTCCGATTACCTACGTTTATTAATGGAAATTCAACAGGAATGCTTATAGAAGCCTGTGCAGGGTTACTGGATGATGACAATCCTGAAGATTGTATCAGAAGAGAAACCGAAGAAGAAACAGGCTACCAGATTTCGCGGGTAGAAAAAGTTTTTGAATCTTATATGTCTCCGGGGTCAGTAACTGAAATTCTTCATTTTTTCATTGCGGAATATTCTAAAGAAATGAAAATAGCAGATGGTGGTGGCCTTGAAGAAGAAGGTGAAGATATTGAAGTGCTGGAGTTATCTTTCGGTGAAGCATTGCAAATGATCGATAACGGGGAGATCAAAGATGCAAAAACAATCATGCTCCTTCAATATCTTCGTGTAAAAAATATTTTGTAGCATCATCTTTGCTGCTAAAAAACTAATATCATAAAAACTGAATTTAAAATAAAAATAAGTATTTTTCATTCCTGGTTTCTTAGCCTTAGAATTTCCCGAAAAGGATGTGAGAAGTACACTTAAAATTTAAAAATATGAAACGGAAATTTTCATTAATTATCTTATTATCATTATCATTAGCTGCCTTTGGTCAAAAAAAGGAAAGTGTAAGCATTAAGGAAAAAGCACTTACCGAGCAGTTCAAAAATGATTATAAAAAGAAGACTTATAACAAATTTGAAGGAAAGATCGTTGTAAAAGATAATCAGATACAATTTGATGATAAAACCATTTTCTATGATAAATCGGATAAACTAACAAGTTTAATTTTACGGGAAGGACTTATCTATCCGCAACTCCTGACCGATTATCAAATGGAAAAATTCATAGAGGAAAGTACCGACAAAACCCAGAAAAGATTTCTGCGTCTTCAGAAAAATCCCCGTGCCGGTTTCGATGTCAATAATGTAAAATTAAGCAATACCACAGAACTAACGTTCCTCGAATCCAGCCCAAAGGCCAAAAGATTCAGAGTGACCTGCAAGGATAGTAAACTGGGCAATTTAATTCAATATCTTTTTGAACTGACGAATAAAAATGCAGGTAAAGAAACTTCTATGGAAGAGTTTGTTAAAAATTCAACTTTGACCTACCTGCAGCAGCAGAGGCTAGATTAGAAGATCTTTAATTATAGCAGTGTCAGATGATTTTAAAAATTTCAAGCATCAAACAGCTTAATGTAATTTTCTTATTATTTTCAATTTATCAGATAATTGCACTAGTGTCGCTTTTTGGATGCTACCCTTCAGATATATTTTACTGTCAATATTCTATTTATGGTTTGATGATAACATATCCCATTTCAGTTGTTAGCTTTATGATTAGATTTGCTGCTAGGGATTCAGAAATAATAGTCATTATTATTCAATCATTTATTTTTTTGATCTTTGCTTTGATTTACATATTGTTAAAACGTAAAATTCAACAATCCAGTAAGGCAAGATGACATTGCTCTTGAAAATTATTATGAGAAATTCACCATAGATTATAATCAACATAAATGTTAAAAAAAACATCAACATCCCAAATAGTATTTTTTAGTGTTTTTCTAATCATTTTCTTTGTACATAATTTTGTATTACAACCGATGATCAGAGAGACCTACTTATCTTCTGATCTCAAAAATTTTGAAGAAAGCTCCTGGAAATATACAGTGATTGTATTTTTCGCTCTTTTGTCCCTAATGTTTTTCTTAACAATTAAATCAAAAATAAAAGATCTTTCAAACTTACCCATTGCTATTTTTGTTTTAGGGCTCAGTTGTTTCGCAGGATTACATCGTCCAATAAATGATCTTTTACTTTACATCAATATGAAAGTTGAGAAAGGAAGAAATTCAAAAGAATATAAAGTTGTTAATCATCAAGATTATAAGACCTTTTGGTTGAATGGTAAAACCTCAATACATGATAATAATGATTTGAATAAAGTAAATACATTCAGGCTGAAAAAAAAATTAAAACCCATTTTTGAAATGAATACCAATGATACAGTCCTTGTTCCATTGAGAAGGGGTCTGATCAATATTGATTATCTTTATTAATATTTCAAACACAGCATAAAAAATATGCAGTGTTTACATTAAAAACAAAACCATGGAAATTCAAAACATTGATCATATCGTTCTAACGGTAGCTGATATCGAAAAAACCATCTCTTTTTATACAGACATCCTTGGATTTGAAGCGGTCTCATTCGGAGATAACCGGAAAGCGCTTGCTTTTGGAAACCAAAAAATCAACCTGCATCAGAAAGGCAATGAATTTGAGCCAAAGGCACTACATGCTACT
The sequence above is drawn from the Chryseobacterium daecheongense genome and encodes:
- a CDS encoding excinuclease ABC subunit UvrA; translated protein: MKDIIVTKARQNNLKNISLKIPKNKITVFTGVSGSGKSSLVFETIGAEAQRQINETQNSFIRNRLQHFGVPNVDKIENLNVPFIINQKRLGGNARSTVGTATDIYASLRLLFSRVGEPFVGYSNVFSFNNPQGMCPECEGLGFVQTVNTETLFDKNKSLNEGAIRFPTFQPGGWRLTRYIHSGYFDNDKKLKDYTKNEWELLLNAEEHTPKHPSKEWGKTVKYKGVIPRIENSFLKKDSKENITRKETLKKVIITKDCPVCKGKRLNPKVLSCKIADKNIADCTALSVDELLVFIQSIPSKTYSSILSELEKKLQNLIDIGLQYLTLDRQTDTLSGGESQRVKMVKQLGNSLVDLLYIFDEPSIGLHPKDIDHIVDIIKKIRDKGNTVLIVEHDPDLIKIADLVVDMGPASGKNGGEIMYQGTFKNLKTAKSKTGIYFSKIPDYNKNPQSAKGFIEIKNGSMFNVQNIDIKIPKGVMTVVTGVAGSGKSTLINKILPLFYPELTVIDQSVFTASSRSNLLTYLNLSNTVRKLFAESNNVSDKLFSRNGEGACPNCKGLGIEKVDLAFMDDIEQPCEVCQGSGYKPEVLQYHYHKKNIAEVMDMTVLEALSFFPKQGFGHELTLLIKLGLDYLTLGQRLDSFSGGERQRLKLTKELNHTARVIVLDEPSTGLHPIDNEKLLLFFEELVNKDNTLIVIEHNLDIIAQADWIIDIGPGAGKLGGKIMFEGTVEHLLSASQSQTSKYLKKHLHGK
- a CDS encoding Crp/Fnr family transcriptional regulator — protein: MNNSLILRNISRHISLSDDEANYFNSLLRERKVRKKESILKQQEPCKEISFVHSGLLRAFYLDATGKESTIMFALPDWWITDMYCFVNEKPAMLNIEALEDSIIFQLKKGDLDKLYSTVPKFERFFRIMMQNAYTREQLRIIENLSLSSEERYNAFIRKYPVAAERITQKQIASYLGITPEFLSTIKTNKNKK
- a CDS encoding DUF4406 domain-containing protein; the encoded protein is MLILIAGPYRSGTHDDPKLIKQNLNKLESAALPIFRKGHIPIIGEWVALPLIHLAGSTKMGDEAWQEIQYPIAHRILEKCDAILRIEGASKGADEDVRIAQERGLKIYYHIEDIPYAEQ
- the nudK gene encoding GDP-mannose pyrophosphatase NudK, which encodes MQNNKVKIIKTEILSDNWYTLKKVTYEKIKNDGSVEIQSREAYDRGNGATILLYNKNTNTVILTKQFRLPTFINGNSTGMLIEACAGLLDDDNPEDCIRRETEEETGYQISRVEKVFESYMSPGSVTEILHFFIAEYSKEMKIADGGGLEEEGEDIEVLELSFGEALQMIDNGEIKDAKTIMLLQYLRVKNIL
- a CDS encoding VOC family protein, whose protein sequence is MEIQNIDHIVLTVADIEKTISFYTDILGFEAVSFGDNRKALAFGNQKINLHQKGNEFEPKALHATPGSADLCFIATTDVHDILKELKEKNIEIIEGIVIRTGATGKIRSVYFRDPDQNLIEVSNYI